The Haloimpatiens massiliensis genome includes a window with the following:
- a CDS encoding ABC transporter substrate-binding protein, which produces MIKKRLLALALGTVMLGSTLVGCGKSEATKKGDKQLSLTIYAGLMEDHANAVAKEFEKESGIKTTVIRLSGGEALKRIDAEKQNPKASVWYGGPADTFVAAKEQGLLEKYESPTAKEIPDKFKDKNGYWTGIYNGYLGFVCNSKLLKEKNAQVPKSWEDLLKPEYKGQIVVANPASSGTAYAMLSTLVQLMGEEKAMEYAKKLDGQVRQYPKTGSAPAQMAGTGETMVGICFLHDGIKYQKQGYSDIVLSAPSEGTGYEVGAVSIIKNAPDMEAAKKFVDWCLKKEVQEMGQNYGSFQFLTNKNAQPPKEAEQLKDTKLIDYDMEFAGKNRKKLVDEWHKLTNK; this is translated from the coding sequence ATGATTAAAAAAAGATTATTGGCTTTGGCTTTGGGAACGGTTATGCTTGGAAGCACTCTAGTTGGTTGTGGCAAAAGTGAAGCTACTAAAAAAGGAGATAAACAACTATCATTGACAATATATGCAGGACTTATGGAAGATCATGCAAATGCTGTTGCAAAGGAATTTGAAAAAGAGTCTGGTATTAAAACTACTGTTATAAGACTAAGTGGAGGAGAAGCATTAAAGAGAATAGATGCTGAAAAACAAAATCCTAAAGCTTCAGTATGGTATGGTGGTCCAGCAGATACATTTGTAGCTGCGAAGGAACAAGGACTATTGGAAAAGTATGAATCACCTACAGCGAAAGAAATACCAGATAAATTTAAGGATAAAAATGGATATTGGACAGGAATATATAATGGATATTTAGGATTTGTGTGTAATTCTAAATTATTAAAAGAAAAAAATGCTCAAGTACCAAAATCTTGGGAAGATCTATTAAAACCTGAATATAAGGGACAAATAGTTGTGGCTAATCCAGCTTCATCAGGTACAGCTTACGCTATGCTTTCAACTTTAGTTCAGTTAATGGGCGAAGAGAAGGCTATGGAATATGCTAAAAAGTTAGATGGACAAGTAAGACAATATCCTAAAACAGGATCTGCTCCAGCTCAAATGGCAGGTACAGGAGAAACTATGGTTGGTATTTGTTTCTTACATGATGGAATTAAATATCAAAAACAAGGATATTCTGATATAGTTCTATCAGCTCCTTCAGAAGGTACTGGGTATGAAGTAGGTGCTGTATCTATAATAAAAAATGCCCCAGATATGGAAGCAGCTAAGAAGTTTGTAGATTGGTGTTTAAAGAAAGAAGTACAGGAAATGGGACAAAACTACGGTTCATTCCAATTCTTAACAAATAAGAATGCTCAACCACCTAAAGAAGCTGAACAATTAAAAGATACTAAATTAATTGATTATGACATGGAGTTTGCAGGAAAGAATAGAAAGAAATTAGTAGATGAATGGCACAAATTAACAAATAAATAA